The DNA sequence GCCAAGGACAAATTTGTCGTCCCGGCTGTCGATTTGCGCGATGCCTTGAACCAGCATCTGACAAAATAAAAAATCTAAATCTAACAATAAACGAAAGGAAATTATGGAAATTATTATACTAATGGTAACTATCGCCATTTTGGCGGAGACGACGTTTTTGACGATTACGAAGTTGCGACAGCGCACACTGAAAGTTGCGCGCGGCTCGCTGCTGCTCGACACGAGCGCTATCATGGATGGTCGTATTGTTGACGTGGCGAAAACTGGCGTGATTACCGCCGAATTGATCGTGCCACGCAGCGTTATCAACGAATTGCAGCTACTGGCGGATAAGGCCGATCATGACAAACGTTCCCGCGCTCGCGCCCGGCTAGAAAATGTTCGTGAATTGCAGCGTATGGACACGGTGACGGTAACAATTGTGAACGATGGTCGGGTTGGCTCGGGCGGCGTCGACGAACGACTGCTCGAGCTCGCCAAGAACTACGACGCCTCGATTGCAACGACTGATTACAACCTCAACAAAGTTGCCAAAGTAGTCGGCATCACCGTCGTTAACGTCAACGAGTTGGCCCAGATGTTACGCGTACAGCACTTGCCAGGCGAAGCGGTCGAAATCCAGGTGATTCAGCCTGGCGCTAACCGCGAACAGGCGGTCGGGTATTTGGACGACGGCACGATGGTAGTGGTCGAAGATGCCAAACATCTGATTGGCCAGAAACTGCGAGTCGAGATTGTTCGGTCGCTCCAAACCGAAGCTGGTCGTATGATGTTCGCTCAAAAATCCAAGAACACGCAAAAACCTGTGAAATCTTTTCATTCTGATCAGATGAACAATAGCAACAAAAAGAAGTTTTCGGGTCGCAATCAACGCTCGAATAAGCCAAGCGAAACTCGCGCGCCTAGGAAACAAAATAGCAAAGCGCGTAGCTCGGCCGAAGATTCGATGATCGCCCTAGCAAATTCTGGCAGAGACGATTCAATCTAGGAGCTAGCTGTTGTTAGGCTACGCTCGTCGGTGGAGCGAGCTTTCAATTCGAACGCCCACGCATTGATACCGAGGGCGATAAACAGTTCGATATATTCGGTTGGCGATCCGCTATCTTGATCCCACAGACCACGACAACATAGACTCAAGGCTAATACGAGGATAAAGGCCGATAATGACAATAGGGCGCTTCGTAAACGAACGTCGCGCTGTTTGTAGGCGCGGTAACTGAACGCCGCCAAGATTGCGCCGGTGGCTATAATCTGAAATAGGATTGAGGTCCAGCGCCAACCAGCTTCTGACATGTATGGATCGATAAAGCCTAGACCGGCCGAAAATGCCAGTAGCATCCAGGCGCTAGGCAGTAGAAATGCGATTGGTTTTAGTAGCTTAATTTTCTGTAATAGGCGCGCGATATGATCGCGGAAAAATGGCAAGGCGACGAGTAATAGAAATCCGCCGAAATAGAGCGCATTTTGGAACAACTGCGTGTTGAGGTTGTGTAGATTGGTTTCACCTTGCATATTATTGTCGGCAAAATAGCCAGTCGTTTCCCATTTGAAAATGCGCTGCCCCCAGGAGATTTCCTCCATTGCCATCCAGAAGGTAACTAGGGCGAGGAGTGCGAATACGCCGACCAGTAGCCAGGTTTTACGTTTTGCAAATCGTACGACCAGCACGATGAAAACGACGCACGAAACTAGATCGAGCAGCATTTTGACGTAAATGGCCGGACGGAACGAAAAGACATGCCCGCCCTTGACTAGGGCGTGGCCGAGCTCAGGCCAAATGGTGTTGATGACGGCACATAGGACAGCCAAACTCGGCAATAACCAGACTAGTGTTTTAGCGTATTTTGGCATACTAGTCGATTTGTCTGGGATGCCATGCAGGCTAGCGAATAGCGACACTAGCAATGCCACCACTAGCAAGATCCGCCCAATGTTTGCTAGGTCAAAGAACCCGGTCGTATGCTGGTAAAGGAACGAAGCGACAGTGGCGAGGCCTAAAACTATGGTGCAGATAATCTGCCATTTTGAAATTTGCGGCGAAGATACTTTTGTCATAGCGAGGTTAACTTCCAGAGAATGCTATTGTTTTTGAGCCACTGCCGGTATAGTAGCCAGCATCAGTAGCGGTGGCCGATACGGAATAGGAGCCGCTCAGCGCGTCAACGATAATTGACCATGCTCCTGTTGAGTCCTGGGTTGCCGAGTAGGTATTGCCATTAACAGAGATAGATACGCTAGTTATGCTATTGGTTCCGGCTTGGACTAGAACAGATATATCGTATCGACCATCAGATCGATGTGTCGCGGATATAGTGGATATGAACGGAATCGCATCCGAGCAGCTATGGAAATCGTCTTTGTTTAGGACATCGTAACCATCAGGTGCTGTATAGGTGGTTTCCTTGGTGATAGGATCGGTGATCTTTTCAACTTCTAGCTCCTCGCGGGCGCCAGCCGGCGTACAATCAGTTGCTAGTTTTTTACTAACCTTGTCAAAGGTGAGTTTCTCGGTCGATTTCTTTTGATTTTTGTTATACCAGGATGGGAAGAGGTCGCTCTTACCACCCACGGTGAGAGTTTGCAAGCCAGACGGCTTGGTAAACCAGTCGCCAGTTTTCCAGGTACCGTCCGGTTTAAAGACGTTGTTATAAACCTGTGTGGTGACAGCGGCTACGAGCGGCCCGAGGCGCGATGAGGCGGAGTTTTTCAAGGCTTTTGGTACGTGGTTACCGTACCAGACACTCAAGGTAGCTTTTGGCGTGTAGCTCATCATCCAAAGGTCTTTTTTCTTGCCGCCGATATCGGAGGTACCGGTTTTGGTGGCGGTCTTGATGCCGTTAATATAAAAACCAGTTGGACGCCAACCCATCGTGCCACGACGGGCATTGTCGTCGGTCAGGATGTCGGAGATGATATAGGCTGTTTGCGGATCGATGACTTGTTCGCCTTTGTCTTCCCATTCGTACAGGGTTTGACCCTGAGAATTCTTGACGCTGATAATGTCGCTGACTGGTTTGTAGACACCCATACGAGCAATAGTTGCAAAAGCGTTAGCGTGCTCAACCTGTTTGGCACCACAACCACCAATAGCCGAGGCTAGACCAGCTGAAGTGTCAGCGCCGTCCGTACAATAGCTCTTGTCGCCCATAGCCTGGATGACATCTCTCGTATCGCTAATGCCGTTGAGCGCCATAGCCTTGATAGCTGGTACGTTACGTGATTCGGCCAGGCCCTGTCTAATCGGTATATTGCCTTTGAACTTGCCGTCGGCGTTAGCGACGGACGTGCCATCGCCAGTTCGATATACGCTCTGCGGGATTGGCGTATCTGGTATGATCGATCCAGCACCAAAAGCACCGTTTTTATTGGTCTGATTATTGATGAGTGCCGAATAGACGAGGGGTTTTATAGTAGAACCTGGCTGGATAAAGGCGGTCGCTGCATTGTAGGCGCCGTAATCTGGATAATTAAAATCTCGACTACCGCGCATACCGAGAACTTGACCAGTCTCGTTATCAATCATAGTGACAGAGGCGTTGTCAAAGCCCATCTGTGTTGGGAGCGAGCTAGCAAACACTTTGTCAACTTCGCTATCGATGACATCTTGGACACGGACATCGAGAGTGGTTGTTACGGTCAAACCGCCCTGACCAACGACTTTGGCGCCGAGTTTATTTTCAAGGTCTTGTTTCACCATTTGGATGAAGTGCGGAGCTTTGGCGCTCTTGAGCTGATCCTCGGCGGGCTTGATGGTGTCGAGAATCGGTTCAGCCTTGGCGGCGTCGATGGCTTCTTGACTGTATTTATCCGGGAACTGCTGACGCATATAGTCGAGCACGACTTTTTGGCGGGCCAGTAGTTTGGCGTTGCCGTCGGTGTTATACGGGTTGTAGGCGCCCGGAGACTGCGGAATCGAAGCCAGCAAAGCTGCCTCCGCCAAAGTGAGCTCTTTGGCACTGTGTCCAAAATAAGTCTGCGCAGCCGATTCGACACCGTTGCGTCGTCCGCCGTATGGTGATTCGTTGAGGTACATCACGAGGATTTGATCTTTGCTATAGATTCGCTCGGCTTCGACTGACAAGATAGCTTCCTTTATTTTGCGCGGAATACCGCTAATGCCACGATTATTAGCCTCGTCTGAGAAATAAACCTGTTTAATCAACTGCTGTGTTAGCGTTGAGCCACCCTGCGTACCACCCGAACCGGTGACGTTGTTGACCACGGCGCGTAGCATACCGGTCAGGCTGACACCGCCGTGTTTGTAGAAATCTTTATCCTCAATGGCGACGGTAGCGTCTTTCATGTTCTGGCTAATATTTTCTGAGGTAACAACGAGGCGATATTCGCCAGTTCCGGTGTCTTCCCATAATAATGTACCGTTGCGGTCATAATATTTAGATACTGTGGTGGCGACACGTTTGGATAGCTCCTCTGGCTTTAGGGCGTCAAGTTCTTTGCGGAAATACATAAACATTGCGCCGCCCGCTATGATGAGGAATAGGATGGAAAAGAGGGTGATTTTACCAAGCATCTTGAGCCCGCGCATCGAGAACCAATATTTGAATACGCGTTTAGGATGTAGATGAGCCACAAAACGCAGCACAGGGTTTTTTGGCAAAGTTGCTAGATACTCAGCACGTTCGCGCGCCTTACCTTCTTTTTTAATAGTACGACGGCTCTTGCCCTTGTTTTTGGTCAAGTTAGAATAGGTGGTGAACTTTTGCTGATTCTTCTTCTTAGCCACTTTCTCTCCTTCAAATTAACTGCTCTATTTTAGCACAAGATCGATCGCCAGCCAAACAAGTTGCTTTTACTGCCATACCGTGTTAAAATTTTTAACGAGCATAGTCGCGTCTCTTTTTTGGTGGCGTGAAATAAAGCACAGTAACTGTCAATCTAATTAATGTAAAAAGAAGAAGGAAGTACATGGCAACAACTCCCCTAGCAAAGTTTCGTAACATCGGTATTATTGCGCATATTGACGCTGGTAAAACCACGACCACCGAGGGTATTCTATATCGCACCGGTCTCACTCACAAAATCGGCGAAGTCCGTGGTGACGGTGACGGTGCTACGACTGACTGGATGGCACAGGAAAAGGAACGCGGCATCACTATTACCTCCGCTGCAGTGACGTGTTTCTGGAAGGGTCACAAAATTAATATTATTGATACCCCAGGTCACATTGACTTTACCGCCGAGGTCGAGCGCAGCTTGCGTGTTCTCGATGGTGCTGTGACAGTGTTTGACGGCAAAATGGGCGTTGAGGCGCAGTCTGAGACGGTGTGGCGCCAGGCTAACAAATATGGTGTGCCACGTATTTGCTTTATAAACAAAATCAACCAAACTGGTGGCGATTTCTATAAATCACTCGATAGCATTCACGATCGCCTCAGCAAAAACGCCTTGCCAGTTCATTTGCCAATCGGTTTCGAAAAAGATATTTGCGGTGTGGTTGACCTGATTGCCATGAAAGGCTATACCTACAAAGACTACGCTGATCACGAATTGGTCGAAGGCGAGATTCCAGCCGATATGGTTGAAAAGGCCAAAAATGCTCGCACTCTCCTCGTTGAGAAAGCTGTCGAATACGACGATGCATTGTTCGAGCGCTATCTCGACCAAGGCGAAGAATCGATCACCGAAGACGAATTGAAATCGGCTCTCCGTAAAGCCGTACTATCTGGCGAGTTCTATCTCGTAACTGGTGGCGACGGTCGCGGCGTGATTGTCGAGAAACTACTCGACCTCGTCGCCGACTACATGCCAGCTCCAACTGATGTCGATGCTGTGTGGGGTCAGAATCCAAAAACTGGCGACGAAATCGAGCGCAAACCTGATGTTAGCGAGCCGCTCAGCGCTCTAGCCTTCAAGATTGCGGCTGACCCGTTTGTCGGTAAACTCATTTTCGTTCGCGTCTATAGTGGTAAATTGACCGCTGGTTCGTATATCCTGAACACAACAACGGGTGAGAAAGAGCGTATCGGCCGTATCGTCCGTATGTTTGCTGACAAACGAGAGGACATCGGTGAAGTCGAAGCTGGTGATATCGCTGCTGTGGTCGGTCTGAAAAACACGACCACCGGTACGACGCTCTGTGACCCAGCTCATCCAATACAGCTCGAAGGTATCGAGTTCGTCGATCCTCCAGTTTCTATTGCTATTGAGCCAAAGACCAAGGCTGACCAGGAAAAAATGGCGATTGCTCTGCAGCGTCTCGCCGAGGAAGATCCAACGTTCCGCGTTCATACTGACGAGGAAACCGGCCAAACGATTATTAGCGGTATGGGTGAGCTTCATCTTGATATTATCGTTGATCGCATGAAACGCGAGTTTAATGTCGAAGCTAACATTGGTGAACCACAAGTGGCCTTCCGCGAAACGATTCGTGGTACCAAGGAAATCCAAGGTAAATACATCAAACAGTCCGGTGGTCGCGGTCAGTATGGTGATGTTTGGCTACGCCTCGAACCGAATGAGGCTGGCAAAGGCTTCGAGTTCTTTGACGCCATTAAAGGTGGCGTGGTACCCCAGGAATATCGCCCAGCCGTCAAAGCTGGTATCATCGAAACCCTCGATAGCGGTGTTATCGCCGGCTATCCAGTTGTTGATGTCAAAGCTACGCTCTATGATGGTTCATATCACGATGTCGACTCTAACGAAATGGCCTTCAAGATGGCTGGGTCGCTCGCAACCCGCGAAGGTGTCAAGCAAGCTAAACCAGTCCTACTCGAGCCAGTGATGAAACTAGTCGTGGTTACCCCCGAGGAATTCATGGGTGATGTGATCGGCGACATCAACTCGCGTCGCGGTCGCATCGAGGCTATGGAGGATCTCATGGGCGGCGCCAAACAAATCACTTCATTTGTACCACTAGCATCGATGTTCGGCTATACAACTGACCTACGTTCAATGTCGCAAGGCCGTGCTGCTAGCTCGATGGAACTGGCCCAGTACGAGGAAGTCCCACCAAACGTAGCTCAGGAAATCATCGAGAAACGAGCTAAATAGCCTGAGACTGTGCCGAGAGCGATAGTAGTCTCGGCACAATTTCAAAGATATTCGCCATATTAAGA is a window from the Candidatus Saccharibacteria bacterium genome containing:
- a CDS encoding TRAM domain-containing protein; protein product: MEIIILMVTIAILAETTFLTITKLRQRTLKVARGSLLLDTSAIMDGRIVDVAKTGVITAELIVPRSVINELQLLADKADHDKRSRARARLENVRELQRMDTVTVTIVNDGRVGSGGVDERLLELAKNYDASIATTDYNLNKVAKVVGITVVNVNELAQMLRVQHLPGEAVEIQVIQPGANREQAVGYLDDGTMVVVEDAKHLIGQKLRVEIVRSLQTEAGRMMFAQKSKNTQKPVKSFHSDQMNNSNKKKFSGRNQRSNKPSETRAPRKQNSKARSSAEDSMIALANSGRDDSI
- the fusA gene encoding elongation factor G, with the protein product MATTPLAKFRNIGIIAHIDAGKTTTTEGILYRTGLTHKIGEVRGDGDGATTDWMAQEKERGITITSAAVTCFWKGHKINIIDTPGHIDFTAEVERSLRVLDGAVTVFDGKMGVEAQSETVWRQANKYGVPRICFINKINQTGGDFYKSLDSIHDRLSKNALPVHLPIGFEKDICGVVDLIAMKGYTYKDYADHELVEGEIPADMVEKAKNARTLLVEKAVEYDDALFERYLDQGEESITEDELKSALRKAVLSGEFYLVTGGDGRGVIVEKLLDLVADYMPAPTDVDAVWGQNPKTGDEIERKPDVSEPLSALAFKIAADPFVGKLIFVRVYSGKLTAGSYILNTTTGEKERIGRIVRMFADKREDIGEVEAGDIAAVVGLKNTTTGTTLCDPAHPIQLEGIEFVDPPVSIAIEPKTKADQEKMAIALQRLAEEDPTFRVHTDEETGQTIISGMGELHLDIIVDRMKREFNVEANIGEPQVAFRETIRGTKEIQGKYIKQSGGRGQYGDVWLRLEPNEAGKGFEFFDAIKGGVVPQEYRPAVKAGIIETLDSGVIAGYPVVDVKATLYDGSYHDVDSNEMAFKMAGSLATREGVKQAKPVLLEPVMKLVVVTPEEFMGDVIGDINSRRGRIEAMEDLMGGAKQITSFVPLASMFGYTTDLRSMSQGRAASSMELAQYEEVPPNVAQEIIEKRAK
- a CDS encoding transglycosylase domain-containing protein, with the protein product MAKKKNQQKFTTYSNLTKNKGKSRRTIKKEGKARERAEYLATLPKNPVLRFVAHLHPKRVFKYWFSMRGLKMLGKITLFSILFLIIAGGAMFMYFRKELDALKPEELSKRVATTVSKYYDRNGTLLWEDTGTGEYRLVVTSENISQNMKDATVAIEDKDFYKHGGVSLTGMLRAVVNNVTGSGGTQGGSTLTQQLIKQVYFSDEANNRGISGIPRKIKEAILSVEAERIYSKDQILVMYLNESPYGGRRNGVESAAQTYFGHSAKELTLAEAALLASIPQSPGAYNPYNTDGNAKLLARQKVVLDYMRQQFPDKYSQEAIDAAKAEPILDTIKPAEDQLKSAKAPHFIQMVKQDLENKLGAKVVGQGGLTVTTTLDVRVQDVIDSEVDKVFASSLPTQMGFDNASVTMIDNETGQVLGMRGSRDFNYPDYGAYNAATAFIQPGSTIKPLVYSALINNQTNKNGAFGAGSIIPDTPIPQSVYRTGDGTSVANADGKFKGNIPIRQGLAESRNVPAIKAMALNGISDTRDVIQAMGDKSYCTDGADTSAGLASAIGGCGAKQVEHANAFATIARMGVYKPVSDIISVKNSQGQTLYEWEDKGEQVIDPQTAYIISDILTDDNARRGTMGWRPTGFYINGIKTATKTGTSDIGGKKKDLWMMSYTPKATLSVWYGNHVPKALKNSASSRLGPLVAAVTTQVYNNVFKPDGTWKTGDWFTKPSGLQTLTVGGKSDLFPSWYNKNQKKSTEKLTFDKVSKKLATDCTPAGAREELEVEKITDPITKETTYTAPDGYDVLNKDDFHSCSDAIPFISTISATHRSDGRYDISVLVQAGTNSITSVSISVNGNTYSATQDSTGAWSIIVDALSGSYSVSATATDAGYYTGSGSKTIAFSGS